From the genome of Ornithobacterium rhinotracheale, one region includes:
- the xrtF gene encoding exosortase family protein XrtF, which translates to MNLKEFKPALWLIAKFFITYIVLTLLYSQYLQHFSELKQIADPFTAWVAESTAQVMQWLGFNANSEQIAGETFRRFLLNGRYVCIINEGCNAIAIMIIFVSFIIAFSKKLLPSFLYSVGGVILLHFTNITRIAILNYIFAYHAEYSELAHDYLFPAIIYGMVVVLWIIWIVFFVLKNKN; encoded by the coding sequence ATGAATTTAAAGGAATTTAAACCCGCATTGTGGCTCATTGCCAAATTCTTTATCACTTATATTGTGCTCACTTTGTTGTATAGCCAATATTTGCAACATTTTTCTGAGTTAAAACAAATTGCAGATCCCTTCACGGCTTGGGTGGCAGAAAGCACCGCACAAGTGATGCAGTGGCTGGGCTTCAATGCCAATTCTGAACAGATAGCAGGAGAGACTTTTCGCCGTTTCTTGCTGAATGGCCGCTATGTATGTATCATAAACGAAGGGTGCAATGCCATTGCAATTATGATTATTTTCGTTTCGTTTATCATTGCATTTTCCAAAAAGCTTTTGCCGAGTTTCCTGTATTCGGTGGGGGGCGTGATTTTGCTGCATTTTACCAATATTACACGCATTGCAATCCTCAATTATATTTTTGCCTACCACGCCGAATACAGCGAATTGGCGCACGATTATCTGTTCCCTGCCATTATTTACGGAATGGTAGTGGTGTTGTGGATTATCTGGATTGTGTTTTTTGTGCTAAAAAATAAAAACTGA
- a CDS encoding GAF domain-containing protein — protein sequence MSDLRKRIDTIFEANQELDSTLQKICKLLYDEVKHFNWVGFYFKNGDKQELKLGPYEGAPTEHTIIPYGKGICGQVAVSNETFISQDVYAEENYLACSIETKAEIVVPIFKNGENVGQIDIDSHYANSISKEDEELLNYICERVGKML from the coding sequence ATGAGCGATTTAAGAAAGAGAATTGATACGATTTTTGAGGCAAATCAAGAATTAGATAGCACTTTACAAAAGATTTGTAAATTGTTGTATGATGAGGTAAAGCACTTCAATTGGGTGGGCTTTTACTTTAAAAATGGAGATAAACAAGAGCTAAAGTTAGGACCTTACGAAGGTGCCCCAACTGAGCACACCATTATTCCATATGGCAAAGGAATTTGCGGACAAGTGGCGGTGAGCAACGAGACTTTTATCTCGCAAGATGTGTATGCCGAGGAAAACTATTTGGCGTGTAGCATTGAGACCAAGGCAGAAATCGTGGTGCCAATTTTTAAAAACGGAGAAAATGTAGGGCAAATCGATATTGATTCGCATTATGCCAATTCCATCAGCAAGGAAGATGAGGAGTTGCTCAATTACATTTGCGAGCGTGTAGGGAAAATGCTTTAA